DNA sequence from the Agelaius phoeniceus isolate bAgePho1 chromosome 20, bAgePho1.hap1, whole genome shotgun sequence genome:
GGAGCAGCCTTTTCTGCTCCAACTGCATgccctggagctctgctctcTGTTCCCTCTCTGCAGGAGGCAGAGTGCAAGAAGGAAATGCTGGATGTCAAGTTCATGGCAGATACCAAAATAGCAGATTCCAAACGGGCTTTTGAGTTGCAGAAAGCTGCCTTCACTGAGGAAGTCAACATTAAGGTGAGAGTATCCCACAGCCCACTGCTGTTCCTGGATGGTCTGTGGTGGTGTTGGTAGCTCTGGGACTTGTCAGCTTCCTCCTCCTACATCTGTTAGGAGAGCTGGAGGCGGAAAACCCAGgtctgtgtgtcactgtgaGCTTGCAGCAGATTCCTCTCCTGTTTGCAGCAATTCAGTGGGACTTGGAGAACAGGAAAGGATGGGGAGGGTTGAACCTGGAGCTGATATGGGCTTAAGTGCTGTGGGAAGAGCAGCACTGAGGATTGGGATGTCAGCACTGGGAAAAGGTTCAATAGCAGGAGTCATGTCTGGTTTTGAGGTCCTTATGTCTGTGTACCCGAGTTCATGGCCCTGACCCCTCTTCTCCTCTCCCCCGTGTGCAGACTGCAGAGGCCCAGCTGGCCTACGAGCTCCAGAGCGCCCGGGAGCAGCAGAAGATCCGTCAGGAGGAGATCGAGATCGAGGTGGTGGAGCGCAAGAAGCAGATTGaggtggaggagaaggaggtggtgAGGATGGAGAAGGAGCTGACGGCCACCGTGAAGCAGCCGGCCGAGGCCGAGGCCTATCGCATCCAGCAGATCGCCGAGGGCGAGAAGTGAgtgagccctgccctgggccgggctggaggagcacagtgctgccctgagccccagctcctgggctctctgcagggatccaggctgctgcagggctgcatttcCCTTGCCAGGGTGAAGCAAATCCTCCTGGCTCAGGCAGAGGCAGAAAAGATCCGCAAGATCGGAGAGGCCGAGGCTTTTGTGATCGAGGCTGTTGGGATGGCCGAGGCTGAGGGGCTGAAGCTGAAAGCAGAAGCGCTCCAGAAGTATGGAGAAGctgcccagctggctctggtGCTGGATGCACTGCCTGAGGTGAGGAGGGGGCAGCtttcccctgctccaggtgggctgggggggctcccAGACTGGGCCAGGTCTCCTGGGGGCACAGCAAGGCCCTGTAGGGACCTTTCCCAGTGAGCTGCTGAGCAGTTCCTTGACTCTGTGCTCTCCCTGCTTCCCCAGATCGCTGCCAAAGTGTCTGCTCCCCTCTCCAAAGTGGATGAGATCGTTATTCTCAGCGGAGAGAAAGGCAGCACCATGTCTGATGTGAACCGTCTCCTGGCTGAGATCCCCAACTCCGTGCGTGCCATCACTGGTGTGGATCTCACAAAGgtgagctgggcacagggacttGCCTGGAAGCTTTCAGCCTCCCAGGGagcctctccttccccagccctgacCACCACGGAgtgcaggcagtgccctgcctccccctcctgcagccctaaCAACTTCTCTCTTCCCctcctgcagcttcctctgtTCCAAAAAGCCACCGAGGCCAAGGAATGAGGTTGGCCAACCCAAAGGTAGTGAAGATCACTCCCTGTTATGCACTCCGACATCAACTGCCTTCAACACATGGGAATTCCTTTTATATCAAAGACAATCCGAGTTTCGTTTGTAACTGGTGCCTTATTTTGTAGGGCCAGAAAGATGCATGTCctgtctgctgctctttttATTCCAAAGCTGAGAGAGgatttattttctaattaaCTTTGTGTTGTCTCAGGCCAATCCTGTCCCCAGTTATGACTGGCAGCTTGTCTGGTGTTGCAGTCCCTGTGCCTTGCTGTTCTCTGCCCTGGGGTGAGCACCTGGGACTCGGAGCAGAGGCTTGGGATGGGGAGTTTTAGGAAGAGAACCAGGACCCCCCTCCCCTGGGCTCCTTGCCCTGTCTCAGTGACCCTCCTGGGCCCTGTcctctgcccacagctgtccctgtggctctccctgtccctgtgtctcacccccagggcccccacAGTGCcaacagccctgcccaggctgcgtGGGTGGCACTCAACCCCCACAAAAGGTGACAATCCAGCACTAGCAGTGGGTGCTGCCCTTTCCCATGCTTGGGGAATTTTCCTCACAGGATCTGAAGCAGGGAGAGCtccaggggagagagggagccCAGTTCAGCCCTGGTGAGATCTCACCACCACGAATACCAAAAAGTAGCGCTGTGCCAAAGGCACCCATCCCCTGAGAGGGCAGTGAAGCCACTGTGCCTGCTGTTCCCAGGTGCTGTGACACTTCCCAACCCCACAACTACTCAAGCAGAGTGGTGGTCAGAGGTGGCTGTGGGACCAGCAGGACACTGAGGTGGGGACAggctcccccagcacagcctgtacggctgcctccctccctccccctgcctctTAGGCCAGTGGCTTTGCTGCCTTGTGACAATGTGAAGGAGATTGTCCCCGTGTGtgccccagagccctgtgctggcccgtgccctccccagcctgtcccagtgcccgtgttcagcgtggctggcacagctcagtgtGTGCAGTCAGCCTGGCgctgctggcagtggggctCTGGGGGTCCTGCACCCCCAGCTCGGTGCCCCCCCCCCGTGCCACGGGGCGGCCGCAGGTCCCTCCCGGCGGTGTCCTTTGCCAGGGGTGACCCTCGGCGGGTGCTGCGGGGCCCCCCCGTGCCCTCCGTGCCGTTATCAGCCCCCGGCCTGCGCTGGCCCGAGGGCGGCGGGCAGGcgtgccgggccgggccgggccctaTCTGCATGTGCCGCCACCCCGCTGCCGTGAGATAATAAACCCTTGAATAAACCCTTGTCAcctcctgctgggctctgtctgtctgtcccgcCCCGGCTGCCCTGCGTGGCTTGGGCTGGCCGGGGGCTGCTGGTCCGGGGGTGCTCCCGCGGGGATGGGGGACAAGGAGTGCAGGAGGTGAGGTtccagctcaggctgctcctccaaggctcctgggagctggtggcTTCCCCGTGGTCACCGTCCCAGCCCTTGTCATGCTCCCCCAGGGATGAGTGTGGAGCCAGGAGTGAGCCCCATGCATGGCCCGTGTGACCCAGGGGGTGGGTGACCTCTGCAGGGGCACCCCAAAGAGTGACAGGTGCTGAAGGcgcagtgtcacagcagccaggctggtggcagcagctcacgtcccctgccctgccaccagagccctgtcccagccccacacgcccttccctgccctgggggacagcagggtgggTCTGGGGGTACCTGTCCTGCTCAGGGTCACCCTGCAAGCAGGACCAGTGACAGCCAGCATGGGGGGCTTGCTGCACTGccctccctggggaaaatggTTTCTTTGTGCCCTGCAGACCCTTCAAGTCCCCCTAAACCCAGAGCAGGACAACAGGCCCTGtcctctgtgtcctgcagggTGGCCCTGCAGATAGACAGGGTGGGGAcggctctgcagctcccagt
Encoded proteins:
- the FLOT2 gene encoding flotillin-2 isoform X4 → MTEKELLAVACEQFLGKNVQDVKNVVLQTLEGHLRSILGTLTVEQIYQDRDQFAKLVREVAAPDVGRMGIEILSFTIKDVYDKVDYLSSLGKTQIAAVQRDADIGVAEAERDAGIREAECKKEMLDVKFMADTKIADSKRAFELQKAAFTEEVNIKTAEAQLAYELQSAREQQKIRQEEIEIEVVERKKQIEVEEKEVVRMEKELTATVKQPAEAEAYRIQQIAEGEKVKQILLAQAEAEKIRKIGEAEAFVIEAVGMAEAEGLKLKAEALQKYGEAAQLALVLDALPEIAAKVSAPLSKVDEIVILSGEKGSTMSDVNRLLAEIPNSVRAITGVDLTKLPLFQKATEAKE
- the FLOT2 gene encoding flotillin-2 isoform X1; this encodes MGNCHTVGPNEALVVSGGCCGSDEKQYVYGGWAWAWWCITDTQRISLEIMTLQPRCEDVETAEGVAITVTGVAQVKIMTEKELLAVACEQFLGKNVQDVKNVVLQTLEGHLRSILGTLTVEQIYQDRDQFAKLVREVAAPDVGRMGIEILSFTIKDVYDKVDYLSSLGKTQIAAVQRDADIGVAEAERDAGIREAECKKEMLDVKFMADTKIADSKRAFELQKAAFTEEVNIKTAEAQLAYELQSAREQQKIRQEEIEIEVVERKKQIEVEEKEVVRMEKELTATVKQPAEAEAYRIQQIAEGEKVKQILLAQAEAEKIRKIGEAEAFVIEAVGMAEAEGLKLKAEALQKYGEAAQLALVLDALPEIAAKVSAPLSKVDEIVILSGEKGSTMSDVNRLLAEIPNSVRAITGVDLTKLPLFQKATEAKE
- the FLOT2 gene encoding flotillin-2 isoform X2; this encodes MGNCHTVGPNEALVVSGGCCGSDEKQYVYGGWAWAWWCITDTQRVSLEVLTILCRCENVETSEGVPLYVTGVAQVKIMTEKELLAVACEQFLGKNVQDVKNVVLQTLEGHLRSILGTLTVEQIYQDRDQFAKLVREVAAPDVGRMGIEILSFTIKDVYDKVDYLSSLGKTQIAAVQRDADIGVAEAERDAGIREAECKKEMLDVKFMADTKIADSKRAFELQKAAFTEEVNIKTAEAQLAYELQSAREQQKIRQEEIEIEVVERKKQIEVEEKEVVRMEKELTATVKQPAEAEAYRIQQIAEGEKVKQILLAQAEAEKIRKIGEAEAFVIEAVGMAEAEGLKLKAEALQKYGEAAQLALVLDALPEIAAKVSAPLSKVDEIVILSGEKGSTMSDVNRLLAEIPNSVRAITGVDLTKLPLFQKATEAKE
- the FLOT2 gene encoding flotillin-2 isoform X3, with amino-acid sequence MTLQPRCEDVETAEGVAITVTGVAQVKIMTEKELLAVACEQFLGKNVQDVKNVVLQTLEGHLRSILGTLTVEQIYQDRDQFAKLVREVAAPDVGRMGIEILSFTIKDVYDKVDYLSSLGKTQIAAVQRDADIGVAEAERDAGIREAECKKEMLDVKFMADTKIADSKRAFELQKAAFTEEVNIKTAEAQLAYELQSAREQQKIRQEEIEIEVVERKKQIEVEEKEVVRMEKELTATVKQPAEAEAYRIQQIAEGEKVKQILLAQAEAEKIRKIGEAEAFVIEAVGMAEAEGLKLKAEALQKYGEAAQLALVLDALPEIAAKVSAPLSKVDEIVILSGEKGSTMSDVNRLLAEIPNSVRAITGVDLTKLPLFQKATEAKE